From one Paenibacillus terrae HPL-003 genomic stretch:
- a CDS encoding LacI family DNA-binding transcriptional regulator, with protein sequence MTRKSRVTIQDIADALGISRNTASKALNGVESIPSVTRDKVVKKAMELKYKQFSYMETASEKQGNIALLTCNLPNSSHFGSSLISGLEKEISNQGYTLSIYFVRENDINTMTLPGNFEPSNVAGIFCIEMFSKEYSKLITDLGIPTIFIDCAADMMYPELKADLVLMENEHSTYCVTRKLIDHGYESFGFVGDYNHCKSFNERWTGFNKALTEAGIAVDPAYSIVAPDRNFFMEENWMEQQFDALRECPSVFICANDFIAINVIKSLKNKGIKVPEDVAVCGFDDASESRVVEPHLTTVHIYSSQMGIISAEMLLSRIKDNTMPYRVTHVATDIIYRDSTPVLN encoded by the coding sequence ATGACGAGAAAGTCAAGGGTTACTATACAAGATATCGCTGATGCCTTGGGAATTTCCAGAAACACTGCCTCCAAAGCGCTTAATGGAGTGGAGAGTATTCCCTCCGTTACCAGGGACAAGGTAGTCAAAAAAGCGATGGAGCTTAAATACAAACAATTTTCCTATATGGAAACAGCTTCTGAAAAACAAGGCAATATCGCACTTTTGACCTGCAACCTTCCCAATAGCTCACACTTTGGATCGTCACTTATTAGCGGGCTGGAGAAGGAAATCAGCAACCAGGGCTATACTTTATCCATTTATTTTGTCCGTGAGAATGATATCAATACGATGACCCTACCCGGCAATTTTGAACCTTCGAATGTGGCTGGGATCTTCTGCATCGAAATGTTCAGCAAGGAATACAGCAAGCTGATTACGGATCTTGGCATTCCAACCATTTTTATTGATTGCGCTGCGGATATGATGTATCCAGAATTGAAGGCGGATCTGGTATTAATGGAAAATGAACACAGTACATACTGTGTTACCCGGAAATTAATCGATCATGGCTATGAAAGCTTCGGTTTTGTAGGCGATTACAATCACTGCAAAAGCTTCAACGAACGCTGGACCGGATTTAATAAAGCCTTAACAGAAGCAGGAATCGCCGTAGATCCTGCCTATAGCATTGTAGCGCCCGACCGCAACTTCTTTATGGAGGAGAACTGGATGGAACAGCAGTTTGATGCTCTGAGGGAGTGCCCTTCCGTCTTTATTTGCGCCAATGATTTCATTGCCATCAACGTGATCAAATCGCTGAAGAACAAAGGGATTAAAGTCCCCGAAGATGTCGCTGTCTGCGGGTTCGATGATGCTTCGGAATCCCGGGTTGTCGAGCCCCATCTTACAACCGTGCATATTTACAGTAGTCAGATGGGCATTATTTCAGCCGAAATGTTAC